The following coding sequences lie in one Microbacterium sp. XT11 genomic window:
- a CDS encoding PucR family transcriptional regulator: MSPAEHPTLRSLLARNDLGLALVSPDDALPEGALDRALRWVHSSDLADPTPFLSEDLALLTTGTQFDDVDGIEGYDAYVGRLAARGVLGLGFGTEVHRTGIPEELAEACAARGMPLFVVPYRTPFIAVARAHAEAIAAQAYARRSWALDAQRALALAALRPRGLDATIAELARRFGTWAGMFDATGAPQISHPADAVARPTLESLAEHVTEVLTRGLEAGQSLTIDDASFMLFTVGRGGHLRGVIALAIDALDPEARSVVTSVIAMAGLALEQSEQLTRSRRRLHTQLLASLQTDDPALARRVLGAIPPAPVVVAIAADAPAGPLADWWERRRADDGVASFVAESADGLVMCVSSGDEALIDEAALRFGIRIGASAPESYAAFSRAHAQALAALRRQTGQGVLRYADAVGTSILGALATDEARLVAESRLAPLRDHDAATGGALELSLRTWLEHDARAEPAAAALGVHRHTLRSRIAQAGAVLGVDLSSFPARAEVWTLLQTARD; this comes from the coding sequence GTGTCACCCGCCGAGCACCCCACGCTGCGGTCGCTCCTGGCGCGCAACGACCTCGGCCTCGCGCTCGTCTCCCCCGACGACGCCCTGCCGGAGGGCGCGCTCGACCGGGCGCTGCGCTGGGTGCACAGCTCCGACCTGGCCGATCCGACTCCCTTCCTCTCCGAAGACCTCGCACTGCTCACCACCGGCACCCAGTTCGACGACGTCGACGGCATCGAGGGGTACGACGCGTACGTCGGGCGGCTTGCAGCTCGTGGCGTGCTGGGACTCGGTTTCGGCACCGAGGTGCACCGCACCGGCATCCCGGAGGAGCTCGCCGAGGCGTGCGCGGCCCGCGGCATGCCTCTCTTCGTCGTGCCGTACCGCACGCCGTTCATCGCCGTGGCACGCGCGCACGCCGAGGCGATCGCCGCGCAGGCCTACGCGCGCCGCTCCTGGGCCCTCGACGCGCAGCGTGCGCTCGCCCTCGCCGCGCTCCGGCCACGCGGGCTCGACGCGACCATCGCCGAACTCGCGCGCAGGTTCGGCACGTGGGCCGGCATGTTCGACGCGACCGGGGCGCCGCAGATCTCACACCCCGCGGATGCCGTCGCCCGCCCGACCCTCGAGAGCCTCGCCGAGCACGTGACCGAGGTTCTCACCCGCGGCCTCGAGGCAGGCCAGTCGCTCACCATCGACGACGCGTCGTTCATGCTGTTCACGGTCGGACGGGGCGGTCATCTGCGAGGTGTCATCGCGCTCGCGATCGACGCGCTCGACCCTGAGGCTCGCAGCGTGGTCACGTCGGTGATCGCGATGGCAGGCCTCGCGCTGGAGCAGAGCGAGCAGCTGACGCGGAGTCGGCGGCGCCTCCACACGCAGCTGCTCGCGTCGCTGCAGACCGATGACCCGGCTCTGGCACGGCGCGTGCTCGGCGCCATCCCACCGGCGCCTGTGGTGGTCGCGATCGCGGCTGACGCACCGGCCGGACCCCTCGCCGACTGGTGGGAGCGGCGACGCGCCGACGACGGCGTCGCGTCCTTCGTGGCGGAGTCCGCCGATGGCCTCGTCATGTGCGTCTCGTCCGGCGACGAAGCGCTCATCGATGAGGCGGCCCTCCGTTTCGGCATCCGGATCGGCGCCTCGGCACCCGAGTCGTACGCCGCCTTCTCGCGCGCCCACGCCCAGGCCCTGGCCGCACTGCGACGCCAGACCGGCCAGGGGGTGCTGCGCTATGCGGATGCCGTCGGCACGAGCATCCTCGGCGCTCTCGCAACCGACGAGGCCCGGCTCGTGGCGGAGTCGCGCCTCGCGCCGCTGCGGGATCATGACGCCGCGACCGGCGGCGCGCTGGAGCTGTCACTGCGCACGTGGCTGGAGCACGATGCGCGTGCGGAACCGGCCGCCGCCGCTCTCGGAGTGCACCGGCATACGCTGCGGTCGCGCATCGCGCAGGCCGGCGCGGTGCTGGGCGTCGACCTGTCATCGTTTCCCGCTCGCGCCGAAGTGTGGACACTGCTGCAGACAGCGCGCGATTGA
- a CDS encoding dihydrofolate reductase family protein translates to MRQLRYAINVTLDGCCHHEAGIAPDEESMRFWTAEMEQADAEIFGRVTYEMMESAWRRPVTGVWPDWMREWEIPFAEAIDAQRKYVVSSSLTEVDWNAELLRGDQGDAVRRLKQEPGRGLSVGGVTLPLALADLGLIDEYLFVVHPVVAGHGPTLLSGLRERMELELVERQDFRSGLTALRYRPRGT, encoded by the coding sequence ATGAGACAGCTGCGGTACGCCATCAACGTCACACTCGACGGATGCTGTCACCACGAGGCGGGCATCGCTCCGGACGAAGAGTCGATGCGCTTCTGGACCGCCGAGATGGAACAGGCGGACGCCGAGATCTTCGGCCGTGTGACCTACGAGATGATGGAGTCCGCGTGGCGCCGTCCGGTCACCGGCGTGTGGCCCGACTGGATGCGGGAGTGGGAGATCCCCTTCGCCGAGGCCATCGACGCGCAACGGAAGTACGTCGTGTCGAGCTCGCTCACGGAAGTCGACTGGAACGCCGAGCTCCTCCGCGGCGACCAGGGCGACGCGGTGCGACGTCTCAAGCAGGAGCCGGGACGGGGGCTGTCGGTCGGCGGCGTGACCCTCCCGCTGGCCCTCGCCGACCTCGGCCTCATCGACGAGTACCTGTTCGTCGTGCATCCGGTCGTCGCCGGACACGGGCCCACGCTGCTCTCCGGACTGCGCGAACGCATGGAGCTGGAACTCGTCGAGCGCCAGGACTTCCGGTCGGGGCTGACCGCTCTGCGGTACCGGCCTCGCGGAACGTGA
- a CDS encoding helix-turn-helix transcriptional regulator: protein MSTSVVDEDADTLTIGRRIRQLRIARGMTLDDLAAAVDRAPSQLSMIETGKREPKLTQLQAIARALGVTIDALLEGEPLDERSALEIAVERAMKGQTFQALGIAPFRIGKSVPTDALRALLALHGEIDRLKDERAATPEEARRANVELRQLMRRQDNHFADLEAKASEILAAVGHTGGPLTQRVASEIAAYLGFTLHYAPDLPQTTRSVADLANGRLYLSSRVQSKGDARTAVLQALSSRILGHAEPRSYAEFLRQRVETNYLTGALLMPETHVVGMLTEAKARRAISIEDLRDAYSVSYETAAHRFTNLATRHLDIPVHFLKVHESGTITKAYENDDVNFPTDRLGAIEGQMCCRRWTSRVVFDEDDRFNPYYQYTDTGNGTYWCTARVEASSEGLHSVSVGVRFDDTKWFVGRDTPHRGVSKHSVEVCCRRAPAELEERWRENSWPNVKTPRTLLATLPTGAFPGVDTTDVYEFLEAHAPR, encoded by the coding sequence ATGAGTACCTCAGTCGTCGACGAAGACGCCGACACCCTCACGATCGGACGGCGCATCCGTCAGCTGCGGATCGCGCGAGGGATGACCCTCGACGACCTCGCCGCGGCTGTCGACAGGGCGCCCAGCCAGCTGTCGATGATCGAGACCGGCAAGCGCGAGCCGAAGCTCACGCAGCTGCAGGCGATCGCGCGTGCGCTCGGCGTGACCATCGACGCGCTTCTCGAGGGCGAGCCGCTCGATGAGCGAAGCGCGCTGGAGATCGCCGTGGAGCGTGCCATGAAGGGGCAGACGTTCCAAGCTCTCGGGATCGCGCCGTTCCGCATCGGCAAGAGCGTCCCGACGGATGCGCTGCGCGCGCTGCTCGCCTTGCACGGCGAGATCGACAGGCTCAAGGATGAGCGCGCGGCGACACCCGAGGAGGCTCGGCGCGCGAACGTGGAGCTGCGTCAGCTCATGCGCCGGCAGGACAATCACTTCGCAGATCTCGAGGCGAAGGCATCCGAGATCCTGGCGGCGGTCGGTCACACGGGAGGGCCGCTCACTCAGCGCGTGGCATCCGAGATCGCCGCCTATCTGGGCTTCACGCTCCACTACGCGCCCGACCTGCCGCAGACCACCCGCAGCGTCGCCGACCTCGCTAACGGCCGGCTGTACCTGTCGAGCCGAGTGCAGTCGAAGGGCGACGCGCGGACGGCGGTGCTGCAGGCGTTGTCCAGCCGGATCCTCGGGCATGCCGAGCCCCGCAGCTACGCCGAGTTCCTGCGGCAGCGAGTGGAGACGAACTACCTCACCGGCGCGTTGCTTATGCCGGAGACGCACGTCGTCGGGATGCTCACGGAGGCGAAGGCGCGGCGTGCGATCTCGATCGAGGATCTTCGCGATGCGTACTCGGTGTCATACGAGACGGCGGCGCACCGGTTCACCAATCTCGCGACCAGACATCTCGACATCCCCGTGCACTTCCTCAAGGTGCACGAATCGGGCACCATCACGAAGGCGTACGAGAACGACGACGTGAACTTCCCCACCGACCGGCTCGGCGCCATCGAGGGCCAGATGTGCTGCCGGCGGTGGACCAGTCGTGTGGTGTTCGACGAGGACGACCGCTTCAACCCGTACTACCAGTACACCGACACTGGGAACGGCACGTACTGGTGCACGGCGCGAGTGGAGGCATCGAGCGAGGGGCTGCACTCGGTGAGCGTGGGGGTGCGCTTCGACGACACGAAGTGGTTCGTGGGGCGCGACACCCCTCACCGGGGAGTGTCGAAGCACTCGGTCGAGGTGTGCTGCCGGCGGGCTCCGGCGGAGCTGGAGGAGCGGTGGCGCGAGAACTCCTGGCCGAACGTGAAGACCCCGCGAACGCTGCTCGCGACCCTGCCTACCGGCGCGTTCCCCGGGGTGGACACGACGGATGTGTACGAGTTCCTCGAGGCGCACGCGCCGCGCTGA